In Balaenoptera acutorostrata chromosome 12, mBalAcu1.1, whole genome shotgun sequence, a single window of DNA contains:
- the LOC103001549 gene encoding T-complex protein 1 subunit theta-like has protein sequence MEWMKKLGYGGGATEIELAKQITSYGEICPGLEQYAIKKFAEAFEAIPRALAENSGVKANEVISKLYSVHQEGNKNVGLDIEAEVPAVKDMLESGVLDTYLGKYWAIKLATNAAITVLRVDQIIMAKPAGGPKPPSGKKDWDDDQND, from the coding sequence ATGGAATGGATGAAAAAATTGGGCTACGGAGGTGGAGCAACAGAAATTGAGTTAGCCAAACAGATCACATCGTATGGAGAGATATGTCCTGGACTTGAACAGTATGCCATTAAGAAGTTTGCTGAGGCATTTGAAGCTATTCCCCGGGCACTGGCGGAAAACTCTGGAGTTAAGGCCAATGAAGTAATCTCTAAACTTTATTCAGTACatcaagaaggaaataaaaatgttggATTAGATATTGAGGCTGAAGTTCCTGCTGTAAAGGACATGTTGGAATCTGGTGTTCTAGATACTTACCTGGGAAAATACTGGGCTATCAAACTGGCTACTAATGCTGCTATCACTGTACTTAGAGTGGATCAGATCATCATGGCAAAACCAGCCGGTGGGCCCAAGCCTCCAAGTGGGAAGAAAGACTGGGATGATGACCAAAATGACTGA